A genomic stretch from Bacterioplanes sanyensis includes:
- a CDS encoding YifB family Mg chelatase-like AAA ATPase produces MSLAQVLTRAQCGVDAPEVRVEVHLSSGLPSLSLVGLPETAVKESKDRVRSALINSGFDFPAKRITINLAPADLPKEGGRYDLAIALGILAASAQIPSQALQQHEFIGELALSGGLQPVRGALPVALQAAKQQRRLVAPQDNGAEISLCRDADAVTASSLAEVSAYLHGQQTLSASTPTDLTEETSCTLDLADVRGQQQAKRALEIAAAGQHNLLFIGPPGTGKTMLASRLPGLLPAMSDAEALQAAAVHSLSSRSLDWLQHWRQRPFRAPHHTASGIALVGGGAHPKPGEISLAHGGVLFLDELPEYSRKVLDVLREPLESGRIVISRAQQSVEYPAQFQLLAAMNPCPCGYHGDPGGRCRCTQEQVQRYQSQASGPLLDRIDMHVAVPPVPITQLQQLPTGETSQQVRIRVMAAREQQLQRQGCSNAQLSSRQCQQLCQLQAEDEQWLRQTAEQLKLSARGYHRLLKIARTIADLAQQPDISRIHLAEAIGYRALDRYLT; encoded by the coding sequence ATGTCCCTCGCTCAGGTACTGACCCGGGCACAATGTGGGGTAGACGCCCCAGAAGTGCGGGTAGAAGTGCATTTATCTTCCGGGCTGCCGTCACTGTCGCTGGTCGGATTGCCCGAAACGGCAGTGAAAGAAAGTAAGGACCGCGTGCGCAGCGCGCTGATCAACAGCGGCTTCGACTTTCCGGCCAAGCGCATCACCATCAACTTGGCTCCAGCCGATTTGCCCAAAGAAGGCGGTCGCTACGACTTGGCCATTGCCTTGGGCATTCTCGCAGCTTCAGCGCAAATCCCCAGCCAAGCATTGCAGCAACACGAGTTCATCGGTGAACTGGCACTCAGCGGTGGTCTGCAGCCGGTGCGCGGGGCATTACCGGTCGCGCTGCAAGCGGCCAAACAGCAGCGGCGCTTGGTGGCACCTCAAGACAATGGCGCTGAGATCAGCCTCTGCCGGGACGCTGACGCCGTTACCGCCAGTAGTTTGGCCGAAGTCAGCGCCTATCTTCATGGCCAGCAAACGCTGTCAGCCTCGACGCCCACCGACCTAACCGAAGAGACATCGTGCACGTTGGATCTGGCCGATGTGCGCGGCCAGCAACAAGCCAAACGAGCGTTAGAAATCGCCGCAGCAGGGCAACATAACCTGTTGTTTATCGGCCCACCGGGAACCGGTAAAACCATGCTCGCCAGCCGCTTGCCCGGCTTATTGCCGGCCATGAGCGACGCCGAGGCACTGCAGGCCGCGGCCGTTCACTCACTGTCCTCACGCTCGTTAGATTGGTTGCAGCATTGGCGCCAACGGCCGTTTCGCGCGCCTCATCACACCGCTTCAGGCATTGCGTTGGTGGGCGGAGGAGCGCACCCAAAACCGGGAGAGATCTCCTTAGCGCATGGCGGCGTGCTGTTTCTCGATGAGCTGCCCGAATACAGCCGCAAGGTACTTGACGTTCTGCGCGAGCCGCTAGAAAGTGGCCGTATTGTAATCAGCCGCGCGCAGCAAAGTGTTGAATACCCAGCGCAATTTCAATTACTCGCGGCGATGAACCCTTGCCCGTGTGGATACCACGGTGACCCAGGCGGGCGTTGCCGCTGCACTCAGGAACAAGTCCAGCGCTATCAAAGCCAAGCCTCCGGTCCATTGCTTGATCGCATCGATATGCACGTCGCGGTGCCGCCGGTGCCCATTACTCAGCTGCAGCAACTTCCCACCGGGGAAACCAGCCAACAGGTGCGCATCCGAGTGATGGCAGCACGAGAACAACAGTTGCAACGCCAAGGCTGCAGCAATGCACAGCTCAGTAGCCGCCAGTGTCAGCAGTTATGCCAGCTGCAGGCCGAAGATGAGCAGTGGCTGCGCCAAACCGCTGAGCAACTGAAACTGTCTGCGCGGGGTTATCATCGTTTACTGAAAATCGCTCGCACCATTGCCGATTTGGCGCAACAGCCGGACATCAGCCGCATCCATTTGGCTGAAGCCATTGGCTATCGTGCGTTAGATCGTTACCTGACTTAG
- a CDS encoding S8 family serine peptidase, protein MSATWPATSTIIFLALLLTACGGGGGGGSDRQQPPEPITEPQEPAPQEPEPQEPQEPETPAPQSSSFTLSGSLEPAASLLVDSDVNDIFADFADNNSPQTAQELPNIVTLQGFASAVAANTSPSLSRFARSTDRDDYFRARLQAGQVVQLQVVDAQTSEFFFQTSNDLDLYMIESGSDTPLSSTDTAEYEQLVVPSTGDYFINVYAYDGLSKYVLRLLPPGSAAASSQTVSQDNFVDGEAIVRYRSGNPAARSSSNKASRPQRVLLANNTSVLARNFNAKAQPQNDFERRRQTLIDIKHLRLQGDVAYAEPNYIRQPLRVPDDPGYNWQWHYPAINLPQAWDLALAETASPAPIVAVLDTGVYLAHPDFAGQLVDGYDFISLPSISRDGDGIDSNPDDPGDSATRGQSSWHGTHVAGTVAAANNNGSGVAGVSWGAKVMPMRVLGDGGGTTYDIIQGAFWAAGLSNDSGTVPARRADVINMSLGGGSYSAAEEDAFRRVRDAGVIIVAAAGNEATSLPSYPAAYDGVVSVSAVTFNNALAYYSNFGSSIDVAAPGGDARRDLNRDGNPDGVYSTYVDDQSGSRRPSYMFEQGTSMAAPHVAGVVALMKAAYPELTPAQFDQLLTAGDLTEDLGASGRDNSFGYGLIDASKAVRAALALANGGEAPELPVQLSASPAELQFNQTTSASLSVSNIGGGSPSVTVQDDASWLSLTPSAVDGQGLGRYNAVVNAAGLADGFYNAEVTITPSSGNALTVPVYLVIGSQQVEGELTQHYVLLLDRSGNTTVSSEAVEADGSFRFTNVAPGEYRISAGTDMDVDSFICTPAETCGAYPALGAEQIIEVTDSDISGLNFLVRVVAGGGVDAETQQSQSASTPAEGLQR, encoded by the coding sequence ATGTCTGCAACTTGGCCAGCGACATCCACCATTATTTTTCTCGCTCTGCTGCTGACAGCTTGTGGTGGCGGAGGTGGTGGTGGCTCAGACCGTCAGCAGCCTCCGGAGCCAATTACTGAGCCGCAAGAACCCGCACCACAAGAACCAGAGCCACAAGAGCCTCAGGAACCGGAAACGCCGGCGCCGCAGTCGAGTTCTTTTACATTATCTGGCTCTCTGGAACCGGCGGCTTCGCTGTTGGTTGACTCGGATGTGAACGACATCTTCGCCGACTTCGCCGATAACAACAGCCCGCAAACCGCGCAGGAGCTGCCCAATATTGTCACGCTGCAAGGCTTTGCATCGGCCGTGGCCGCCAATACCAGCCCGAGCCTGTCGCGCTTTGCGCGCAGCACCGATCGCGATGATTATTTCCGCGCCCGTTTGCAAGCCGGTCAAGTCGTGCAGCTGCAGGTGGTGGATGCGCAAACCAGTGAGTTCTTCTTCCAAACCAGCAACGACCTAGACCTGTACATGATCGAATCTGGCTCTGATACGCCGCTGTCGTCCACCGACACCGCCGAATACGAGCAATTGGTGGTGCCGTCTACGGGGGATTACTTTATTAACGTCTACGCCTACGACGGTTTGTCGAAGTACGTGCTGCGCTTGCTGCCACCAGGCTCGGCTGCGGCCAGCTCGCAGACGGTGAGTCAGGATAACTTTGTTGATGGCGAAGCCATCGTGCGTTATCGCTCGGGCAACCCAGCGGCGCGTTCGAGCAGTAACAAAGCAAGCAGACCACAACGGGTATTGCTGGCTAATAACACTTCGGTGTTGGCGCGTAATTTCAACGCCAAAGCGCAGCCACAAAACGACTTTGAGCGCCGCCGTCAGACCTTGATTGATATTAAGCACCTGCGTTTGCAAGGCGACGTGGCCTACGCTGAGCCGAACTACATTCGCCAGCCACTGCGTGTACCAGATGACCCAGGTTACAACTGGCAGTGGCATTATCCTGCCATCAACTTACCCCAGGCATGGGATTTGGCGCTGGCAGAGACGGCGTCACCAGCACCGATTGTCGCGGTGTTGGACACCGGCGTGTATCTGGCCCATCCGGATTTTGCCGGTCAGCTGGTCGATGGCTACGACTTTATAAGCTTGCCGTCGATCTCGCGTGATGGCGATGGCATCGACAGCAACCCAGACGACCCAGGCGACAGTGCCACGCGCGGGCAAAGCTCGTGGCACGGTACGCACGTTGCCGGTACCGTGGCGGCAGCCAACAACAATGGCAGTGGCGTGGCTGGCGTCAGCTGGGGCGCTAAGGTGATGCCGATGCGCGTATTGGGCGATGGTGGTGGTACCACCTACGACATTATTCAAGGCGCTTTTTGGGCGGCAGGCTTAAGCAATGACAGTGGCACGGTGCCAGCGCGCCGTGCTGACGTTATCAATATGTCGCTGGGTGGTGGCAGTTATTCTGCCGCTGAAGAAGACGCCTTCCGCCGTGTGCGCGACGCGGGTGTGATCATCGTTGCCGCTGCTGGCAACGAGGCCACCAGCTTGCCCAGTTACCCGGCTGCCTACGATGGCGTGGTGTCGGTCAGTGCGGTGACTTTCAACAACGCTTTGGCGTATTACTCCAATTTTGGTAGCAGCATCGATGTGGCCGCGCCCGGCGGCGATGCGCGTCGCGACCTGAACCGTGATGGCAACCCAGATGGCGTGTACAGCACCTACGTTGACGATCAAAGCGGCAGTCGCCGCCCAAGTTACATGTTCGAGCAAGGCACCTCGATGGCAGCACCACATGTCGCCGGCGTGGTGGCGTTGATGAAAGCCGCCTACCCAGAGCTGACTCCGGCGCAGTTTGATCAGCTACTGACCGCCGGTGATCTGACCGAGGACTTGGGAGCCAGCGGCCGCGATAACAGTTTTGGTTATGGCCTGATCGATGCCAGTAAGGCGGTCAGGGCGGCGCTGGCACTGGCCAACGGCGGTGAGGCGCCAGAATTGCCAGTGCAGCTCAGTGCCAGCCCAGCGGAGCTGCAGTTCAATCAAACCACCAGCGCCAGCCTAAGTGTCAGCAACATCGGCGGCGGTTCCCCTAGTGTTACTGTGCAAGATGACGCCAGCTGGCTATCGCTAACGCCGTCGGCGGTGGATGGTCAGGGCCTTGGCCGTTATAACGCGGTGGTGAATGCGGCCGGTTTGGCCGATGGCTTCTACAACGCGGAAGTAACGATTACGCCGAGCAGCGGCAATGCCTTGACGGTGCCGGTGTATTTGGTGATTGGCAGCCAGCAGGTTGAGGGTGAGCTAACCCAGCATTATGTGCTGTTGTTGGACCGCAGTGGCAATACCACGGTCAGCAGTGAGGCGGTGGAAGCCGATGGCAGCTTCCGCTTTACCAACGTTGCACCAGGTGAGTATCGCATCAGTGCCGGTACCGATATGGACGTCGACAGTTTTATTTGTACCCCAGCAGAAACCTGCGGCGCTTACCCGGCGTTGGGAGCAGAGCAAATCATCGAGGTCACTGACAGCGATATCAGCGGGTTGAATTTCCTGGTGCGGGTGGTGGCTGGCGGCGGCGTCGACGCTGAAACCCAACAGAGTCAGTCAGCATCAACGCCCGCCGAAGGTTTGCAGCGTTAA
- a CDS encoding SMP-30/gluconolactonase/LRE family protein codes for MKTLLLSLTTATLVVVGILFMPSPIDSIAVTPSQAIALEGPWHSNDALQAAQITALPPGQYGGEDVARDKLGCLYTGTEDGSILRKCPYSEWEQLLNTGGRPLGLAFDQQQHLIIADADKGLLRMTPKFELQVLANKYQGQPLGLVDDVDIGSDGTVYFSDASTRFSLDDVMLDILDGRPSGRLFAYHPATGKLELLAQELAFANGVAVAADQSYVLVNETFRYRTSKVWLAGERRGQVEPFLQALPGLPDGIARADNGTYWLAFYGLRPEMVDRLHQSPWLKNQLAKLPKALAPVPPAYGLIVQVGSDGQVLQTLHDQAAVAIGGVTSVQPEKDGLYLGTLHMNRLAKLPY; via the coding sequence ATGAAAACATTATTGTTATCCCTTACCACCGCCACCCTGGTGGTGGTCGGCATTCTGTTTATGCCCTCCCCGATTGACTCCATTGCCGTGACTCCAAGCCAAGCCATAGCGCTTGAGGGCCCTTGGCACAGCAACGATGCGCTGCAAGCGGCGCAAATTACGGCATTGCCTCCGGGTCAGTACGGCGGTGAAGACGTCGCTCGCGACAAGCTGGGCTGCCTTTACACCGGCACAGAGGACGGCTCCATTCTGCGTAAATGCCCTTATTCAGAATGGGAGCAGTTGCTGAATACCGGCGGGCGGCCGCTCGGGCTGGCATTTGATCAACAACAACACTTGATCATCGCCGACGCCGATAAAGGCCTGCTGCGTATGACCCCAAAGTTTGAGCTGCAGGTGTTGGCTAATAAATATCAGGGGCAGCCCTTAGGCCTGGTTGATGATGTGGATATTGGCAGTGATGGCACGGTGTATTTTTCCGATGCCTCAACGCGTTTCAGCCTCGATGACGTAATGCTCGATATTCTTGATGGGCGACCCTCTGGGCGCCTGTTTGCCTACCACCCCGCTACCGGGAAGCTGGAGTTGTTAGCGCAGGAGCTGGCCTTTGCCAACGGTGTCGCAGTGGCCGCTGATCAAAGCTACGTGTTGGTGAATGAGACCTTCCGTTATCGCACCAGCAAAGTATGGTTAGCCGGTGAGCGCCGCGGACAAGTGGAGCCGTTTCTGCAAGCGCTGCCTGGCCTGCCAGATGGCATTGCCCGCGCCGATAACGGCACTTATTGGCTGGCATTTTACGGCTTGCGACCAGAGATGGTGGATCGCCTGCACCAATCGCCGTGGCTGAAAAACCAGCTCGCCAAACTGCCCAAGGCGCTGGCGCCAGTGCCGCCGGCATATGGCCTGATTGTGCAAGTCGGCAGCGATGGCCAAGTACTGCAAACCCTGCATGATCAAGCCGCCGTCGCTATCGGTGGCGTCACCTCGGTACAGCCAGAGAAAGACGGCTTGTACCTCGGCACCTTGCACATGAATCGCTTGGCCAAGTTGCCTTATTAA
- a CDS encoding SDR family oxidoreductase: MNPQTLFDLTNRVALVTGASRGIGESIAKLLAASGAHVIVSSRKLDGCQRVADEIKEAGGSAEALACHIGEMEQIDACFNAIEDKHGKLDILVNNAAANPYFGHILDTDLAAFQKTVDVNIRGYFFMSSAGAKLMKKGDGGSIINVASVNGVVPGDMQGIYSITKSAVIAMTKAFAKECAQQNIRVNALLPGLTDTKFASTLTSNDAILKMALMHIPMKRVAMPDEMAGTVLYLASAASSYTTGSAINVDGGYLLV; this comes from the coding sequence ATGAACCCTCAAACACTGTTTGACCTCACCAATCGCGTTGCCTTAGTGACCGGTGCCAGCCGCGGCATAGGAGAAAGCATTGCCAAGTTGCTTGCCGCCTCCGGTGCCCATGTCATTGTTTCCAGCCGTAAATTGGATGGCTGTCAGCGCGTCGCTGATGAGATTAAAGAAGCGGGCGGCAGCGCCGAAGCTCTAGCCTGCCATATCGGCGAAATGGAGCAGATAGACGCTTGCTTTAATGCCATCGAAGACAAACACGGTAAGCTCGATATTCTGGTAAATAACGCCGCGGCCAATCCCTATTTTGGCCATATTCTAGATACTGACCTAGCCGCCTTTCAAAAAACCGTCGACGTCAATATTCGCGGATATTTCTTTATGTCTTCGGCTGGTGCCAAGTTAATGAAGAAAGGCGATGGCGGTTCCATTATTAACGTTGCCTCAGTCAATGGTGTGGTACCAGGGGATATGCAGGGTATTTATTCCATTACCAAATCCGCCGTGATTGCGATGACCAAAGCCTTTGCTAAAGAATGTGCACAGCAAAACATTCGTGTGAATGCCCTGTTGCCTGGCCTGACCGATACCAAATTTGCCAGCACCTTAACCAGCAACGATGCCATCCTAAAAATGGCACTGATGCACATTCCTATGAAACGTGTGGCCATGCCCGATGAGATGGCCGGGACTGTGTTGTATTTAGCATCCGCTGCTTCCAGCTACACCACAGGTTCAGCGATTAATGTCGATGGCGGCTATTTACTGGTTTAA
- a CDS encoding histidine phosphatase family protein → MASILLVRHGQASFGKLNYDQLSDTGLMQGELVGKALAMRGFEASIVVHGSMQRHRQTFESAQRHWPSLGRVVEMAEFNEFDSDDVIACAFPQFRNKARLGAWLLTRKNKTQAFQELFAQAVQRWTSGEHDKDYKESWRHFCQRVTHGCQQLMTHHGGKNMVIFTSGGPITALAQHCLQLNNEQAFELNWTLLNASISQLLYSRHGRVSLAAFNEQQHLAQAGQHFLTYR, encoded by the coding sequence ATGGCCAGTATTCTATTGGTCAGACATGGGCAAGCCAGTTTTGGCAAATTAAATTACGACCAACTCTCTGATACCGGCTTAATGCAGGGAGAGCTGGTCGGCAAAGCACTGGCAATGCGTGGTTTTGAGGCATCCATAGTCGTACACGGTAGCATGCAACGTCATCGTCAGACGTTTGAGTCCGCCCAGCGCCATTGGCCATCTCTTGGACGCGTAGTGGAGATGGCCGAATTTAATGAATTTGACTCGGATGACGTCATTGCCTGCGCCTTTCCTCAATTTCGCAACAAGGCACGCCTTGGTGCTTGGCTGCTGACGCGGAAAAACAAAACACAGGCGTTTCAGGAATTATTTGCACAAGCCGTGCAACGCTGGACCAGCGGCGAACACGATAAAGACTACAAGGAATCCTGGCGTCATTTTTGCCAACGAGTCACTCACGGCTGTCAGCAGCTAATGACACATCACGGCGGCAAAAATATGGTGATATTTACTTCAGGCGGCCCGATTACCGCGCTGGCGCAACACTGTTTGCAACTGAATAATGAGCAAGCGTTTGAACTGAACTGGACGCTTCTTAATGCCAGCATCAGCCAACTCTTGTACAGCCGCCACGGCCGTGTCAGTCTCGCTGCATTTAACGAACAACAACATCTGGCACAAGCCGGACAGCATTTTTTGACCTACCGCTGA
- a CDS encoding phosphotransferase family protein: protein MTIQQTMSEQFVDQAKTLRDSDAFDLQAVHDWLNAQGFDYGSQLPQIKQFSGGASNLTYHLLYSPDYANNDLILRRPPAGHKAASAHDMRREFNVMQRLKPVYPYAPDMIAFCDDASVIGGDFYLMQRLRGIIPRGNLPKGMLLSKEQARSLCYSVIDKLIDLHQVDYQAAGLQDLGKGQGYVKRQVEGWSQRYIKSKTWNVPGFKRIMTWLQQQQPEDVSTCIIHNDYRMDNLVLNADNPGEIIGVLDWEMATLGDPLMDLGGALAYWVQADDDRLMRMIRRQPSHLPGMLTREEIVDYYCEKMGFDRSHWPFYEVFGLFRLAVIVQQIYYRYHHKQTDNPAFKHFWLFVHYLHYRCQRVIKHSGIK from the coding sequence ATGACAATACAACAAACCATGAGCGAGCAGTTTGTTGATCAGGCAAAAACACTGCGCGATAGCGATGCATTTGATTTACAGGCGGTGCATGATTGGCTAAATGCTCAGGGGTTTGATTACGGGTCGCAACTGCCACAGATCAAACAATTCTCTGGCGGCGCATCCAACTTGACCTATCACCTATTGTATTCGCCAGACTACGCCAATAATGATCTGATTCTTCGCCGCCCACCGGCGGGCCATAAAGCCGCCAGTGCACACGACATGCGGCGTGAATTCAATGTGATGCAACGGTTAAAACCCGTCTATCCATATGCACCGGACATGATCGCATTTTGTGACGATGCCAGTGTGATAGGCGGCGATTTTTATCTGATGCAACGACTGCGCGGCATTATTCCACGGGGTAATTTGCCCAAAGGCATGCTGCTGAGTAAAGAACAAGCTCGCAGCCTGTGTTATTCCGTTATCGATAAGTTAATCGATCTGCATCAGGTCGATTATCAAGCCGCTGGGCTGCAGGATCTGGGCAAAGGTCAGGGTTATGTGAAGCGCCAGGTCGAAGGCTGGAGTCAACGCTATATTAAGTCCAAAACCTGGAATGTTCCTGGGTTTAAACGCATTATGACCTGGTTGCAACAGCAACAACCGGAAGACGTCAGTACCTGCATTATCCACAATGACTACCGTATGGATAATTTGGTATTAAACGCCGACAACCCAGGTGAAATCATTGGTGTGCTTGACTGGGAAATGGCCACGCTAGGCGACCCGTTGATGGACTTGGGCGGTGCTTTAGCCTATTGGGTACAAGCCGATGATGATCGACTCATGCGCATGATTCGCCGCCAGCCCAGTCACTTACCCGGCATGCTGACTCGCGAAGAAATTGTCGACTATTACTGTGAAAAAATGGGCTTCGATCGTTCCCATTGGCCATTTTACGAAGTATTTGGCCTGTTTCGTTTGGCCGTTATTGTGCAGCAAATTTATTACCGCTATCACCACAAACAAACCGATAACCCAGCATTCAAACACTTTTGGTTATTCGTGCACTACCTGCATTATCGCTGTCAACGTGTTATCAAACATTCAGGAATAAAGTAG
- a CDS encoding SDR family oxidoreductase, translating into MQTVLITGAASGLGRALALRYAREGADICIADINPEGSQETLNLVRQAGGQGWVYELDVRSEAQWLQLQDVVQQRWGRIDVVINNAGVATGDRIDAGEWAWWEWVIDINVKGVALGCRTFTPMMKKAGKGHFINVASLAGLMKAPSMGSYNASKAAVVAISETMHFELMPYGIGVTALCPGFFRTNLNHGMKTSDPDMLKFVDKVFEASALNADDIAEAAYQAMLNNTMICNPHPVGRRSYFIKKYLPFLYRRGVIKMAERLKQREQSRLSSTGGH; encoded by the coding sequence ATGCAAACCGTACTGATTACCGGCGCGGCCAGTGGCTTAGGCCGAGCACTGGCACTGCGTTACGCCCGCGAAGGCGCTGACATCTGTATTGCCGATATCAACCCTGAAGGCAGCCAAGAAACGCTCAACTTGGTGCGGCAGGCCGGTGGCCAAGGCTGGGTGTACGAATTAGATGTGCGCTCAGAAGCTCAGTGGCTGCAACTGCAAGACGTCGTGCAACAACGCTGGGGACGTATCGATGTGGTCATTAATAATGCCGGGGTCGCTACCGGTGATCGCATAGACGCCGGTGAATGGGCGTGGTGGGAATGGGTCATTGACATCAATGTTAAAGGCGTTGCCCTGGGCTGTCGTACCTTTACACCGATGATGAAAAAAGCCGGAAAAGGTCACTTTATTAATGTCGCCTCACTTGCCGGCTTGATGAAGGCGCCCTCTATGGGCTCGTACAACGCCAGCAAAGCCGCGGTGGTGGCCATTTCAGAAACCATGCACTTTGAACTCATGCCGTACGGTATTGGCGTAACGGCACTGTGCCCAGGGTTTTTCCGCACCAATTTGAACCATGGCATGAAAACCTCCGACCCGGACATGCTCAAGTTTGTCGACAAGGTATTTGAAGCGTCGGCGTTAAATGCCGACGACATCGCCGAAGCGGCCTATCAAGCCATGCTCAATAACACCATGATTTGTAATCCGCACCCCGTGGGCCGACGCAGTTATTTTATTAAGAAGTATTTGCCGTTTTTGTATCGTCGTGGCGTGATAAAAATGGCTGAGCGCTTAAAACAGCGAGAGCAAAGTCGCCTTTCTTCTACCGGTGGCCACTAA
- a CDS encoding acyl-CoA dehydrogenase family protein, with the protein MDFQHSAKAQDYIQRVRAFIRDEIEPIEEDYLRELHSRENKWVVLPIIEELKAKAKAAGLWNLFFPNEEHGVGLSNLEYAPLAELTGRSFIAPEVFNCNAPDTGNMEVLEKYGTPEQQEQWLKPLMAGEIRSAFCMTEPGVASSDATNMQATAMVEGDEIVLNGRKWWSTGIGHPNCKVGIFMGLTNPDAPRHQQHSMVLFPMDAPGVTIERMLPVFGHYDEPYGHGEIRFDNVRVPAGNMIAGPGRGFEIAQGRLGPGRIHHCMRLIGMAEKALELMCIRASERTAFRKPLVNLGGNRDIIANARMNIEQARLLVLKAAWMIDKVGAAGAMSEISQIKVIAPNMAQEIIDAAMQIHGGGGLSDDFPLAAMFAGARALRLADGPDEVHRGLIAKIEMIKYKAHMAHD; encoded by the coding sequence ATGGACTTTCAGCATTCCGCCAAAGCACAAGACTACATCCAGCGCGTGCGCGCCTTTATTCGCGATGAAATCGAGCCCATTGAGGAAGATTATCTGCGTGAACTGCACAGCCGTGAAAACAAGTGGGTGGTGTTGCCCATCATCGAGGAGCTGAAAGCCAAAGCCAAAGCTGCAGGCTTGTGGAATTTGTTTTTCCCCAATGAAGAGCATGGCGTCGGCCTGAGCAACCTGGAGTATGCACCGTTAGCGGAGTTGACGGGGCGCTCTTTTATTGCCCCAGAGGTATTCAACTGCAACGCCCCAGATACTGGCAATATGGAAGTGCTGGAAAAATATGGTACGCCGGAGCAGCAGGAGCAGTGGCTAAAACCACTCATGGCCGGTGAAATACGCTCCGCTTTCTGCATGACCGAGCCTGGAGTCGCATCTTCCGATGCCACCAACATGCAGGCCACGGCCATGGTCGAAGGGGATGAAATTGTGCTGAACGGGCGCAAGTGGTGGAGCACAGGGATTGGCCATCCTAACTGTAAGGTCGGCATCTTTATGGGCCTAACCAACCCGGACGCTCCGCGCCATCAGCAACACTCGATGGTGTTGTTCCCAATGGACGCACCGGGCGTCACTATCGAACGCATGTTACCCGTATTTGGTCATTATGATGAGCCTTATGGCCACGGTGAAATCCGCTTTGATAACGTACGCGTACCGGCGGGCAACATGATTGCTGGCCCGGGTCGCGGCTTTGAAATTGCCCAAGGACGTTTAGGACCTGGCCGCATTCATCATTGCATGCGTTTGATTGGTATGGCGGAAAAGGCACTGGAGCTGATGTGCATTCGTGCATCTGAGCGCACCGCGTTCCGCAAACCGTTGGTGAACCTCGGCGGCAACCGCGACATCATCGCCAACGCGCGCATGAACATCGAGCAGGCGCGGTTACTGGTATTAAAAGCCGCCTGGATGATCGATAAAGTGGGCGCCGCAGGCGCGATGAGCGAGATTTCTCAAATTAAAGTCATTGCTCCGAATATGGCGCAGGAAATTATTGATGCCGCTATGCAAATTCACGGTGGCGGCGGCTTATCCGATGACTTCCCACTGGCTGCCATGTTTGCCGGGGCCAGGGCGCTGCGTTTGGCGGATGGCCCGGATGAAGTACACCGCGGACTCATAGCCAAGATTGAAATGATCAAATATAAGGCTCATATGGCGCACGACTGA